A single region of the Bacillota bacterium genome encodes:
- the trxA gene encoding thioredoxin, with the protein MGGKIVKFTDSNFESEIKNANLPVLVDFWASWCGPCQMLAPVLEELADEFSERLLLGKINVDENRQTAADNGVMSIPTLILFRDGSEVARFTGYRPKEELSRLIEQVL; encoded by the coding sequence ATGGGCGGGAAGATAGTTAAGTTTACAGATTCGAACTTTGAATCAGAGATAAAGAACGCAAACCTCCCTGTGTTGGTGGATTTTTGGGCTAGCTGGTGCGGACCGTGTCAGATGCTGGCCCCGGTCTTAGAGGAGTTGGCCGATGAATTCTCAGAGCGCCTGCTGCTGGGAAAAATAAATGTGGATGAGAACCGCCAGACTGCGGCCGATAATGGTGTCATGAGCATCCCTACCCTGATCTTGTTCCGGGATGGAAGCGAGGTAGCAAGGTTTACCGGTTACCGGCCGAAGGAAGAATTAAGCCGTTTAATCGAACAGGTTCTTTAA